The following DNA comes from Cellulophaga sp. HaHa_2_95.
ACAATATGATCGATGGTGTATCAAAAGGATGGACTAAAGAATTGGAACTTGTAGGTGTAGGTTATAGAGCAAGTAACCAAGGTCAAAGATTAGATTTGGCTTTAGGTTTTTCTCATAACATAGTTTTAGATTTGGCTCCAGAAGTTTCAATCGAAACTGTATCTGAAAAAGGTAAAAATCCAATTATTAAGTTAACGTCTTTTGACAAACAATTAGTTGGTCAAGTGGCTGCTAAAATAAGATCTTTCCGTAGACCAGAGCCGTACAAAGGAAAAGGTGTTAAGTTTGTTGGAGAACAATTAAGAAGAAAAGCTGGTAAGTCAGCATAATAAGTAGAATTATGGGATTATCAAAGACTGAAAGAAGACAGCGAATTAAAAGAAGAATACGTAAAGTTTCTTTTGGTACTGCTGCAAGACCGAGATTATCGGTTTTTAGAAGTAACAAAGAAATTTATGTACAAGTTATAGATGATAACAGTGGGGTAACTTTGGTTGCAGCATCTTCTAGAGATAAGGAAATTGCTGACGTTAAAGGAACTAAAACTGAAATAGCTAGCTTAGTAGGTAAAACTATTGCAGAAAAAGCAAAAAAAGCTGGTGTTGAGACAGTAGCTTTTGATAGAGGTGGTTGTTTATATCACGGTAGAGTAAAATCATTAGCTGAAGGAGCTAGAGAAGCAGGACTTAAATTCTAAATATATATGTACCAGAAATACAAAAACGTAGAAATTGTAAAACCAGGAGGTCTTGATTTAAAAGATCGTTTAGTTGGTGTACAAAGAGTTACTAAAGTAACAAAAGGTGGTAGAGCATTTGGTTTCTCTGCTATCGTTGTTGTTGGTGACGAAAATGGCGTAGTTGGTCAAGGTTTAGGTAAGTCTAAAGAAGTTGCTACTGCTATTTCTAAAGCTATTGATGACGCTAAGAAAAATTTGATTAGAATTCCTTTAATTAAAGGAACAATACCTCACGAACAAAAAGGTAAATTTGGTGGAGCAAGGGTTTATATCCAACCTGCATCTCATGGTACTGGTGTAATTGCTGGGGGTGCTGTAAGAGCGGTACTTGAAGCAGTTGGGGTTCATGATGTATTATCAAAATCTCAGGGGTCTTCAAACCCACACAACGTTGTTAAGGCTACTTTTGATGCTTTATTGCAAATAAGAGATGCTAAGACGGTTGCTACACAAAGAGGAATTTCTCTTGAAAAAGTTTTTAAGGGATAAATTAAGGTATTATGGCAAAAGTTAAAGTTACACAAGTTAAGAGTGGTATTAAAAAACCTCTTAGACAGAAAAAAACTCTTGAAGCACTTGGTTTAAGAAAATTAGGTCAAGTTGTAGAACATGAGAATACTCCTAGTATTATGGGTATGATAGCTAAAGTTAATCACTTAGTTTCAACTGAGGAAGCTTAAAAAAATATAAAGATGAATTTAAATAGTTTAAAACCAGCTGAAGGCGCTGTTCACCGTGCAGGTAAAATTGTAGGACGTGGACAAGGTACTGGAAAAGGTGGTACTGCCACTAGAGGTCACAAAGGTGCTAAATCTAGATCTGGATATTCTAAAAAGATAGGTTTTGAAGGTGGGCAAATGCCACTTCAAAGACGTGTTCCTAAATTTGGTTTTACAAATATCAATAGAAAGGAATACGCTGGTATTAATTTAGATAAGTTGCAATTACTTGTAGATAATGGTATCGCTAAAGATGCTATTAATTTAGATGTATTGGTTCAAAATAGATTAGCCGGAAAATCTGATTTAGTAAAAATATTAGGTGGAGGTGAATTAAAAGCTTCTCTTAAAATATCAGCACATAAATTTACTGCTACTGCTAAAGCGGCTATAGAAGCTGCTGGTGGCGAAGCAATAAGTTTATAAGAAATACACTATGAAGAAATTTTTCGAGACATTATCTAATATTTGGAAGATTGAAGAGTTAAAAGGTAGAATCCTTGTTACTCTTGGTTTATTGTTAGTATACAGATTCGGGGCGCAAATTGCGCTCCCGGGTATTGATACGACACAACTAGGAGCCTTAACTTCTGGTACTGAAAACGGAATCTTTGGAATATTAAATGCTTTCACAGGGGGTGCTTTTGCAAAAGCCTCTGTTTTTGCATTGGGTATTATGCCTTATATCTCTGCTTCTATTGTAGTGCAATTAATGGGAATAGCTATTCCTTACTTGCAGAAACTGCAGAAAGAAGGTGAAAGTGGAAGAAAGACGATCAATCAAATTACAAGATGGTTAACTATCGGTATTTGTATCTTACAGGCTCCAACTTATTTATTAGGTTTAAGTCAGTTTGGTGTACCGGATAGTGCTTTCGTACTTGGTAAAGGTTTAGATTTCATGATACCTGCAGTTATTATTTTAGTAACTGGTACTGTGTTTGCAATGTGGTTAGGGGAGAAAATTACGGATAGAGGTATCGGTAATGGTATTTCTTTATTAATTATGATTGGTATTATTGCTACATTACCTCAAGCCTTTGCTCAAGAAGCTATTTCTAGATGGGAAGGAACAGGAGGTCCAATGTTAGTTTTAATTGAAGTTATTATCTGGTTTGTGGTTATCTTGCTAAGTGTTTTATTAGTAATGGCTACTAGACAAATACCAGTGCAGTATGCTCGTAGATCTGCTTCTGGTGGATATGAGAAAGATGCAATGGGAACTAGACAGTATATTCCATTAAAGCTTAATGCTTCTGGTGTTATGCCTATAATCTTTGCGCAAGCAATTATGTTTGCTCCTGGATTAATCGGAAAGACATTTAATGAAACAGCATGGGGGCAATGGATGGAAGTTCAATTCCAAGATATTTTTGGATTGGCTTACAATTTGTTATTTGCATTTTTAATCATTGTATTCACATATTTCTATACTGCAATTACAGTTCCTACAAATAAAATGGCTGATGACTTAAAAAGAAGCGGCGGTTTTATCCCTGGAATTAGGCCTGGAGCAGAAACTGGTGATTTTTTAGATAAGATTATGTCTTTAATTACGTTACCAGGATCTATTTTCTTAGCTTTGCTGGCTGTATTGCCTGCAATAGTAGTTAAGTTGATGGATGTTCAACCAGGTTGGGCCATGTTTTATGGTGGTACATCACTATTAATTATGGTTGGTGTTGCAATAGATACAGTACAACAAGTTAATTCGTATTTATTAAATCGTCATTATGATGGGTTAATGAAGACAGGTAAAAATAGAAAGGTAGCGTAAGTTATGGCTAAGCAATCAGCAATAGAGCAAGACGGTAGCATAATTGAAGCATTATCAAATGCAATGTTTCGTGTAGAGTTAGAAAATGGACATGTCGTGACAGCCCATATCTCAGGCAAGATGCGTATGCATTATATAAAATTACTTCCAGGTGATAAGGTAAAATTAGAAATGAGTCCTTATGATTTGAGTAAAGCAAGAATTACATATAGATATTAAGATAATAGGATGAAAGTTAGAGCATCATTAAAGAAAAGAAGTGCCGACTGCAAAATTGTTCGCAGAAAAGGTAGATTGTACGTAATAAACAAAAAGAATCCTAGATTTAAACAAAGACAAGGGTAGTTATGGCAAGAATTGCAGGTGTTGATATACCAAAACAGAAAAGAGGGGTAATTGCTCTTACTTATATCTTCGGAGTAGGTAATAGTAGAGCTAAAGAAATTTTAGCTAATGCCCAAGTAAGTGAAGATACAAAGGTGTCGGATTGGAACGATGATGAAATCAGTCGTATTCGTGAGGCAGTTGCTGCTTTCACTATCGAGGGTGAACTTCGTTCTGAGACTCAATTAAACATTAAGCGTTTAATGGACATTGGTTGTTACAGAGGTATTCGTCATAGATCAGGTCTTCCATTAAGAGGGCAGAGAACGAAGAATAATTCTAGAACTAGAAAAGGTAAGAGAAAAACTGTTGCAAATAAGAAAAAAGCAACTAAATAAAAATTAGACAGTAGTCATTAGTATTTGGACGTTAGAAGAATCTGTTTGAAATCGAAAGGTTTAGGATTCCAATAACTCAGAACTAACAACTAGAAACTTAAAAATATGGCAAAGTCAAATACAAAAGTTGCAAAGAAACGTAAGGTTATTGTAGAATCTGTTGGTGAAGCTCACGTAACAGCATCTTTCAATAACATTATTATTTCTTTGACAAATAAAAAAGGTGACGTTATTTCTTGGTCGTCTGCAGGTAAAATGGGCTTCAGAGGTTCTAAAAAGAACACTCCTTACGCAGCTCAAGTTGCTTCTGAAGATTGTGCTAAAG
Coding sequences within:
- the ykgO gene encoding type B 50S ribosomal protein L36; translated protein: MKVRASLKKRSADCKIVRRKGRLYVINKKNPRFKQRQG
- the rpsK gene encoding 30S ribosomal protein S11, with the translated sequence MAKSNTKVAKKRKVIVESVGEAHVTASFNNIIISLTNKKGDVISWSSAGKMGFRGSKKNTPYAAQVASEDCAKVAHEAGLRKVKVYVKGPGNGRESAIRSLHNAGIEVTEIIDVTPIPHNGCRPPKRRRV
- the rplF gene encoding 50S ribosomal protein L6, whose amino-acid sequence is MSRIGNNPVAIPQGVTVEIKENLITVKGKLGELTQEYSAVEVKVEDDQVFVTRSSDTKEHKAKHGLYRSLINNMIDGVSKGWTKELELVGVGYRASNQGQRLDLALGFSHNIVLDLAPEVSIETVSEKGKNPIIKLTSFDKQLVGQVAAKIRSFRRPEPYKGKGVKFVGEQLRRKAGKSA
- the rpsM gene encoding 30S ribosomal protein S13, with protein sequence MARIAGVDIPKQKRGVIALTYIFGVGNSRAKEILANAQVSEDTKVSDWNDDEISRIREAVAAFTIEGELRSETQLNIKRLMDIGCYRGIRHRSGLPLRGQRTKNNSRTRKGKRKTVANKKKATK
- the rplR gene encoding 50S ribosomal protein L18, with translation MGLSKTERRQRIKRRIRKVSFGTAARPRLSVFRSNKEIYVQVIDDNSGVTLVAASSRDKEIADVKGTKTEIASLVGKTIAEKAKKAGVETVAFDRGGCLYHGRVKSLAEGAREAGLKF
- the secY gene encoding preprotein translocase subunit SecY → MKKFFETLSNIWKIEELKGRILVTLGLLLVYRFGAQIALPGIDTTQLGALTSGTENGIFGILNAFTGGAFAKASVFALGIMPYISASIVVQLMGIAIPYLQKLQKEGESGRKTINQITRWLTIGICILQAPTYLLGLSQFGVPDSAFVLGKGLDFMIPAVIILVTGTVFAMWLGEKITDRGIGNGISLLIMIGIIATLPQAFAQEAISRWEGTGGPMLVLIEVIIWFVVILLSVLLVMATRQIPVQYARRSASGGYEKDAMGTRQYIPLKLNASGVMPIIFAQAIMFAPGLIGKTFNETAWGQWMEVQFQDIFGLAYNLLFAFLIIVFTYFYTAITVPTNKMADDLKRSGGFIPGIRPGAETGDFLDKIMSLITLPGSIFLALLAVLPAIVVKLMDVQPGWAMFYGGTSLLIMVGVAIDTVQQVNSYLLNRHYDGLMKTGKNRKVA
- the infA gene encoding translation initiation factor IF-1 produces the protein MAKQSAIEQDGSIIEALSNAMFRVELENGHVVTAHISGKMRMHYIKLLPGDKVKLEMSPYDLSKARITYRY
- the rpmD gene encoding 50S ribosomal protein L30; amino-acid sequence: MAKVKVTQVKSGIKKPLRQKKTLEALGLRKLGQVVEHENTPSIMGMIAKVNHLVSTEEA
- the rplO gene encoding 50S ribosomal protein L15, producing MNLNSLKPAEGAVHRAGKIVGRGQGTGKGGTATRGHKGAKSRSGYSKKIGFEGGQMPLQRRVPKFGFTNINRKEYAGINLDKLQLLVDNGIAKDAINLDVLVQNRLAGKSDLVKILGGGELKASLKISAHKFTATAKAAIEAAGGEAISL
- the rpsE gene encoding 30S ribosomal protein S5, with the translated sequence MYQKYKNVEIVKPGGLDLKDRLVGVQRVTKVTKGGRAFGFSAIVVVGDENGVVGQGLGKSKEVATAISKAIDDAKKNLIRIPLIKGTIPHEQKGKFGGARVYIQPASHGTGVIAGGAVRAVLEAVGVHDVLSKSQGSSNPHNVVKATFDALLQIRDAKTVATQRGISLEKVFKG